Sequence from the Mytilus galloprovincialis chromosome 13, xbMytGall1.hap1.1, whole genome shotgun sequence genome:
AAGAAAGTATCTCAGATTAGTGTGTCACAAGTATATTGATAAATGAATGAGGAAAAAATTctctaaatgttttaaatttgtggTACGGTGTTATCATAATAGGCCCAAACATtaaaattcaacatatttttgtgtcaaatatgtaatttttataaagtaataacaaatacatattttaattacATCAACTTTTGGTTTGCGACATCATTTAACTGGATGTCATTTTGAGTAAGGCTGTTGTTCAGATAGGATTGTACTAACTTAAGGTTTtgttgcagatttgtttttaatgcAAGATGTTTAAATGCTAAATGTAGTTATTATTTAAAGACAAAATTACAGAATTTGTTGAACAAATACTGCCACAAAATCAATGAACTAGACAATTTTTCTTCAATTCTCAAAAATTTACACCCACAAGGACAAATATATAGTACTGTATAAGTGAATAAAAGGATGACTTTGTACTGTATTTTTACAGACTTGGCAAGACCACAAAGGACTGTGAACATGATACAAAAATAGCACAGATATTTGAACAGATCAGTACAATGAATCCAGACTCACAACACAGGTAAGTTAATTTGAACCTATTCAACAGAATGAGTCCATTCCAATAATAACATAACAACAGAGGGTTTGGAGGGGTGTGTGGAAGGACCTCTCTTTTCTATAAATCCCATTCAGCCCCTCATACAACTATGTTATTCTTGAGTTATCATGCTTTCCTTGACTGACTGAAGATGTTGGTTTGATTCCCTATCTGGTCAaccaaatattttatgaaaattggtaCATGTAGTTAACGTTGCTTTTTGATTTGTAAGCTTACACCATCAGGAATATGAGCAAAAACTGGTCACTTAGGAGTCAGAATAGTCTCTGTGAGGTGATCTGTGTCACTGGACTGTTACTTAATATAAAAAGCATTTCCtgaattatttgtttgaaatgttaAAGGATATTAAAGCCCACTTACCATATGCCATTATTTCAGTACTGGCATGATTGAAATGACAGATTTTGTTTCAAGTTTCTATTCATATATTATGTACCAGTAATTATACTAAAAAAACAAGGCTTCATTTCTTTAGGTTAAGTTGAAATAAGATTTAAATGCATAAAGGGGATGGTAGCActcaaatcaaacaaaatgtgATTGGTAATTTAATTATATCATACAGTGTAGGTAGTTAACCAGTTTTAAAATGGTACATTCCATTGTGTGCGCATATCTTTTTAATTCAATTAACTGTAgttgaagaaaacagaaaattagACAAGAACGTTGGTTTAAAATTATTGTCTTCTCACTATGCTCTAAATAACTGAGAGAAAGGGGGATAACTGGTACGGCATATACTTTAAAAGTCAACCAACAACTACATGTATTAAGAAATAGTTCCTTCATggcatgctctatgctcattttaacatgggtaggcattaaatgtgtctttatttttctctGAGCGTTAGAGAAGTGTAAAATATGGTAAAATTATGCCTACCCTGGCTTTCCTATTTCCTCCtcataaattatgcaaatttcattttaatatataataagtttaaaaactacaaGCAGGGAATATTTATGaggttttaaaaacaatatttaataaatttttatgTAAGCagctaaaatatatataattaagtaCGAAAATGGAAAATAACGAGAATATAAACAGGAATTTTGTGCGCAATgtgtaaacatattttgtgctgattagaacacggctttgtttacaaagggAAACAAGGAcgtcatattaaaatacattgttaacTAACATTTATTTACTATTGTTTTAGAGGTGATGCTATTAGACTATAATACATTGAAAACTAACATTTATTTACTATTGCTTTTTATACATTATGAAGTAAcatttatttactatttttagGGTTGATGCTATTAGAACTGCACAGGAAGAGAGGGAAACACTGGCAGCAAACCGACAGAATCCCTTGGATGAagaattgatcaaaacaaaaggaAAGTTGAAAGCCCCTTCTGCCAGGAAGGAGGTCGGTAGGAGAGATTCTACAAAAAGGAATTCTAGAGAGGTTAAGGAAAATGTTTTAGATTCTCCCAAATCAGACACAATGAATGAAGAAAAGGAAACAATTCAAGATAAACAAAATGGGCTAGAGAAAGATTcgtcaaaaaatcaaaaagacaTAAATACAATAGAAAAAACAGATACTACCCAAAATGTGATGGTTAATGGTATAACAGAAGATAGTATAGTGTTCGATCAAAGTATTGAGGAAAACGATaatgttcaaaataaaaatagtgaaaTTGAGGCTGAAAGGCTTCCAAAATTAAAGCAGAAGGAGAAAGATGAGGTAATGCTGAAATCAccaacattaaaacaaaatcagaaaGAAGGCTGTCTTCAAAAATCACTTACTTCTTCAAAGTCTGCTGAAGCAAatcaaaataaagagaaaaaaggtgatgagaaaaataaagaaagtgcAGTTGAGactaaaatatttccaaaattaaaacaaaaggagAAAGATGAGGGAATTCTAAAATCAccaacattaaaacaaaatcaggAAGCAGACGGtcttcaaaaatcttctcttcctaactttgataaaaataatcaaaatactgAGAAAAAAGATGATGAGAAAAGTAGAAAAAGTGAAATTGAGGCTAAAAGACTTTCAAAATCAAAGCAAAAGGAGAAAGATGAGGGAATTCTAAAATCAccaacattaaaacaaaatcatgaagCAGACGGtcttcaaaaatcttctcttcctaactttgataaaaataatcaaaatactgAGAAAAAAGATGATGAGAAAAGTAGAAAAAGTGAAATTGAGGCTAAAAGACTTTCAAAATCAAAGCAAAAGGAGAAAGATGAGGGAATTCTAAAATCAccaacattaaaacaaaatcaggAAGAAGATGGTCTTCGAAAATCTCATTCTACGCCAAAGTCTGTTGAAAAGATTTATACAAATCATGATGCAATTGGCGGCAGCATGCAAATAGAATCAAAACTAGAGGGAAAACAACAGAGAAAAACACAAAATACTTTtgattttaaagatattgactgtgttaaaacatttgaaaaactattaAATGATGACCTCAAACTTGAAAATGTGCTAGAACCTAGTGATTTGAATAAAACTGATGATGAAGCATTCACTTTACCTAAAGATTTTGTTGCATCAACTGTGAAAGGATTTGAAAGTCACAGTTTGCAAAATTCTCCTGAAAAGGGAGAGAACCCTGTCAGGAGAACAAGAAGGTCAAGGAGAAATAAACAGTCCCATGAAAACTCTCTTTCATTATTGGACACAAACTGTAATAATACtcaaaaaaatgatattcaggAAACTAAATCTGACAATAATACAATTAATGGAACTTTAGAGGATCTTTTAAACACATCAATAGGAAGTAGCATTAGTGGAGATTTAAACACATCAATAGGAAGTAGCATTAGTGGAGATTTAAACACATCCACAGGAAGTAGCATTAGTGGAGACTTATACACATCAACAGGACGTAGCATTAGTGTAGAACAAAATGGTATTGATCAAACTTTCGAATCAAATGTACTTAAAGAAAACAATGCACTTAGCAAGAAATGTAATCAAGTTAAAACAGTTGTGAGAAAGTTGTCAGAATCTGTTCAATGAGTGTGTCCTTACTGACATTTTGTGAGGAAGTTTTCAGGATCTGTTCAATGAGTGTGTCTTTACTGACATTTTGTGAGGAAGTTTTCGGGATCTGATATGAGTGTCTCCATATTAACATTTTGAGAAGTTGTCTGAATCTGTCCAGTGAGTGTCTCCACATTTGATATTTTGTTAGAAAGTTGTCAGAATCTGTTCAATTCATTTTGTAATTGCCTTCTTTACTCacgggggggtctcttcctatataaaggtatatacatatgtgccgctggaatgggtcccttttttgatccgtcaaatatatcaatggggtgcaatttcaccgaggaaatatatcaataggtagtaattgaccgattgtgatatATCTAATGACTATTTGagctgataaatatatgaatgggttatgatttcgctgtgaaatatatgtataggtagggatttcacaattattcaatatatgaatggggggtgtttttaaaatcccagctgcacacctgtacccaaaatcccatgttgagacccccccgtgTCTTTActaatatgttatcaaaacaattGGTGctaattattaaattattttataatcttgTTGCTTGACTGCTAATTAGCTGAAGTGACACATAGGGGTCTTTTCATATGTTTTGTCTATTGGACAACATCACATTAACAAATAATTGAGTTAATCCTCAACTGCTTGAAAACAGTCTGACAGATGCCTGGCTTCCAAATTCAAGCAAAATACCAACCTTCATGATTTTTAGTGGATTTCGTCCGTGAGACATGTGAGAGGTGTTGACCTGAAGTTTGCAATTCTTTATTATAATCTAAACACCTCAAACAATGTCAAAACAGGCACTCAAATGAGTGAGTTTTAGGgtatttgaaaaatacatatttattcaaacaacatgaacaatgtaGTAGAAGATTAAAAGCAATTATGATTATATAAGACAAGCAGAGAACTATAGGTTtctgtacgtccttcaacaatgagcaaagcccataccacatagtcagctctAAAAGAAGTTGGTTATAaactattttaaaagttgatCGAAGTCATTTTTTAGTCACCTTTAACAACATGGTCAAGAAATAACAGTGGCAGCACATTAGAATACTcatacttttaaaaaacaaattatattaaataaatacttccatgtgataaatataaaacatgtcgGACAATTGATCAAACTAAAattatagaatatttaaaaaaaaagtattgaatatTATACATCAATCAGACAGGAACAaaacaataatacaaaacaataacaaaagacatctagaggttatCATACAGtctaaaaaaaaccacataataATGAATAAACTTAATGCATACCTGCTTATAAAGAACAAGTCTTCAAACCTCCAAAATAGGAATCAAATTTttcagagaaaacaaatcaaatttttCATGAACTAATTCATGTTCTTTGGCATTTTCTCCAGTCTTATCTCATCTTTTTTTTGCAGTTAGATTATTGAAAGGTTTTTTTATTTGTGGTTAtccatttaaaatatattgttagCTAAAACAATATTTCAGGTACTCCATATTGTTAAAACAACTTTGTGctttaaataatttgtattttttaaattttatttaatgaatggctgttatttattttgaatttattgaaccataaaattaatttatgactgttcacattgaataatccgcgaagcagattatgttaaatgtgaagagtcaaaaattaattttatggttcaataaattcaaaataaattattgccaagACAAGACaagccattcattataaataaattactatcaaaaataaggctcaaagatatatattaatacgaataacaacgtacacagatgtttgcgtatgaatacagcgttagagtgggcgtgtctccataaaaattgataacattgaaaataaagctaattcttttaatcaatcagaagacagtaaatacaccaaatttatttattaatcaaTCAAATCTGTGGTTCTACATTCAAAGTGATAGATTACTGCCATTATTTATCATTTGTGCTTATTATAGATACTTGaaactttcttttatttattttgacacCTTTACTCTTCACATCTCTTCTTTAAACAACATATTTAGTCATTCAAATCACTGTAGTGTGTTATAGTACTTATTGCACAGCTTATTGGTAGAACAGAAGAATCAAAAAGAGAAGAGTAGAAAAAAAATCGAATATTGATTGTGCATGAAGACATTGTGCTATTAATACTGAAGAAGAATGAATTTTGGTGTTATATAATGGCTTTTGCCATTATCAGACGCAAGTTAGAGAGTTTTCCAGGGGGCCCTCCCCTttcccttttgtgggaaaaattttgCTGATTATTTAAGATATGACTAGGGTGGGCCCACTCTCAGACAGTCAGTGGGTCccccattttgaaaatttctggattcccCACTGAGTGTATGCAACACTGAAATAATCTAAAAAGTTGTATTGACAATGAGATGTACATATCATTATATTTTACAACCTTGAAATTAAATCTCTTCAAACATGATGTGAtaaagggacaacatcaaaagttcaatgtaggataaaaaaaacttaattcatatagttttttcactggcACCCCCCCTTTCTTACCCCCCTCTTAACTAAATTGATccataaggatatatataaaatcgatgtcaattaaacaaaccTTGCAGCAATTTTGACCCCCACCTCcacccccaccccaaactatttgaattaagtttttaatccttcattgatttatttGCATGTATGTCATCCCTAACAATAGTGTGAAAATTTGACTCAGTTGAAAATGATACCTTTATGTAACATGAGTATTGATTTTACAGGAGATGTATTGATATTCTAGGGTTTCGTATTTGacaagaaaaaaacattgaaatattcatttccttccttcattttatttattttatttgtccaAGGTTTAACTCCATGTTTGTTTCGCCTGCAACAAAAGTCACTGAAAGTGAGACATGGATTGCTTTTCCatcttatattaatccctttccactttgcaggtgtgtaagacagttttcacttgacctggacctcatttcatggatcagcgaacaaggttaagtttttggtggtcaagtccatatctcagatactatacgCAATAGGCCTAGCATATTCGATGTATGGAAGgactaaggtgtacatgtccaacttgcaggtgtcatctgaccttgacctcattttcatggttcagtggttaaagttcagtttatgtgtttttgtctgtttttcttatactgtgtgGCTATGCGGGGTGTACAAGTAAGCAACCACTTGTCAGAATAGGATGCTAAATATAATCATCATGTAAAGAGAGTACCACGCTTTCTGCAATTAAAGAATCATTGTATCAATTCTTTGAGTGTTCCTTTGGTGGCCTGTTACAGTGGCAGTCCAGATATTCCCGATCTCTATTACAGGACTTGCCTACAATATTGCCTGTATTGTTGtttgaacatacatgaaatatttgccactggaagttaaAAGTAAATAACAATCAGTGTATCATTAATTCGTATTTACGTTTGAAAAGTAACATGAAAAACTTTTGAAGTCGATAAACAGCTTTTTGTTAAGTTATTtcatctttttgtttgttttgttatagcCAATATGGGACGATGAGAACTTTGATCTACTGTTTTAATCAGACTGACCCgagattacatgtatatatatatatatatgtattataacaCAAAGTTAATTTAGCTAAGCTTCAtcatatcaaatggcaaaaaatgGCTGTATAATTTACACCTCAAAAACTGCTCCAAGTACAGACTGATCTGTGCATTTGGAAAACTTTTAAGGCCTGGCATCCGCCAGATACATAAATTTGAATGTATTTTgtgtttcaaaaaaaaagaagataaaactatctgaaacacaaaatgcatttaaattttataaatcaagtGGCTGTCAGGCCTTACAAGTTTTCAATCGCACAGGTCAGTCTCTTCTCGATCCTCACTGTATGAACGTTTCTCCACACATgatttttcaattaatatttgGATGTGTTTGCAATCTTGGACATGATATATATTAAAGCATCATATAGTATGACCAAGCTGCAGTCTAGAAATTAACCTGACCAATCAGACCGATCGATTGGTCTTGTGACTTATTTCAAAATACCTGTCATGTgcttttatttataacatatatcaTACACAATTTAAATACCATTTATTTTGATCTATTTTTAAACGTACAGAGTTTTTCAACCCGCGTATCAAGGATAAAGGATCCTTATACTTAATAATAATTACACATGTGTGAATGGTATTAaacattccaaaaaaaaataaaagaaataaattgtttCAAATGACGTACTGATCGCTATTACGAAATTGGATGTTTACTTTAAGATATAAGTACCGAGACTGACCTAAATAGTATATTCTACCTGTTCATACATTCTTAACGGGTACATTCAGAAGATCTGTAAGCAATTTCCAGGTAAGATGTTAACTTTCATCTTAAACtatttgatataaattaaatgaatatttcaaaatatatatatttttgtattactcTAAATAAATTTCAATGAATAAATATTGGCCTTTTTATATTATTACTTTCGTAGTGTCTGATCGCTGGTCACTCATATATTGGAGGTGCTTGAAAAACAGCTGCAGGACAAACATTGGAATCAAAATTACATTGGCACTTTGCTTAGGAGGCAATGATTTTATTCCAAAATTTCATGGAATGTCACATAAAAAGATACTTGAAATTTTCTTGAAAACACCTCGACTAAGATGCAGTTTGTTTAATATACAATTTGAAGCTGTTCATTCAGTAACAATTGACAGTAGTTTATATAAAGATCTTGTCAAACAACTCCAAATGTCATTAGAAGAAGTAAGGAGATTAACCATCAAGCCTAGACAAAAAAAGACAGAACGATCCTCTTGCAAAAAATACTAGAGGTCTACAACTTTGGATGCCACCTTCATCTGTATTAGACAGACTGTTCTCCTAATAGGATGTCAGGTTGTTTAAGGAGTTCAAACTGGTCATATAATATGAATGTATTAAATCAAACAGTAATTACTGGACACGTTTATCATTGACTTCTTTGCAAttagtatgattttttttctttaaatgttgaattttatatcaaatactaTTACTTTATGTGTGTTGATTAAAGGGGGATTTCAACTTTACATTAACACATATAAAACTGAATAAGATTaagaattttattattccaatcaagaaACCACGAAAACaaatgtatgttaaaaatataaattcaaaacatttttcggtgttgtaaaataattattatctagttcataaagaaaaatgtatactttataaaaaaaatataaatatccttttataaaatctttactaaaactTATTGTCTTATTTTATACAATAAGATTTCAGATGTGTAATCAGATATATAATTACTTATCTACACACTTAAGTACTTCacagtaaaacattaaaaacagaGGAATTTGGATTTTGAAACCAAGCGTGTGTTGATATCATAAGTATGTcaacttttgtttaaatttacatTAGTATCATTTACAGCTGCTGATAACAAACTTCTCATTTTGAGAGGAAAATTGTACCTTAGTCTTAGGACTGAATACATAGGCCCTAGCTTTTAACATCAATGGTTATTCATACATGAATGAAATGAGATGTGGGGGTAAACGTCAGTTAGACAGCAGCCCCAACGACACAAACAGGAAATTCCTCTCGAGAACAAAATTGTGTCATCATCAATAGACAAATGCCGATACCATAATGTTTATTGTAGCACCGGTTTGTTATCTCTAAATCGATCCGAGTCTTCAAAGTTAGAGAATAAGTTTATAAAGACTAACAAAAAAGTGCAATCTGCAACAACAACTTTCctaatgacaaaacattaaactCATGCCGTTTAACAAAGCCTACCAAACTTATGCAATCAACAACAACTTTCTTAGCTGACAATACATTTAAATCTAACAGAGACAGATTCCTGACCTAAGACACTGCATGCATAAAAACTCGGATTAACTAATTTATTTTAGGACTAAACAATCTTTTTTCAACTCAGTCAGTGAACTTACAAACACATGCATTTTAGAACGCACGTACTACCACAATTAGGAACAGTTATCAACTGTAATATATAACTTTATTAAAGTATCACCACTTGTTACAGCTAAAATAAACAGCATAGTTACACACAGGTTAACAACAAGACCCACTCTataagagttatgagagactataaaacaatctttataaatataatacagTTACAAGTCATAtatattatgaatataaaatcCATTTTGTCTTTAATAAAATTTCATTGCAATTTTTGGCAGTAAAAACACcatatttcatttgtaaaaagaaataccAATTTCATATAATACTATATAATACCTATAATAATAACATTTCAGGGCGGATGGCAGTACAGGAAATAAACTTAATTTTATAATATTGGTAAACAATTCtctgtttttattttcagaacttaattaaaaaacaaagatGTCTAGCGCAGTAACCTCACAGCCTGGTAAGTAACACACATTTAAACACAAATACAAACGAGAAGACTCAATGAAGATCCTAATTAAACGAAAAGCAGAGGGAACGTTGCCCTAACATGCGAATACATTTGTTTCTTGTCGCAACCGTTTGGACATGTACGCAAATGGAATTTAAATTCTGCTTGTATCCATGAAAGATATATATATCCATACAGACATGTGGTTAATAAAATAAAGTTCATTGAACAGCATAATTAAGTACATTCAAAGATCAAGTTAAAACAGTGGTAAGAAAAGAATAGGCCATTATCGTATAGATGTTTTATGgtccatgtacatgtattatatagacgataaaattgagaaaggaaatggtgaatatgtcaaagcgacaaccacccgaccatagagcaaacaacagccgaaggcaaccaatgggtcttcaatgtagcgagaattcccgcacccgtaggtgtccttcagctggcccctaaaatatgcataatagtacagtgataatggacgtcatactaaactccgaattatacacaagaaactaaaatttaaaatcatacaagactaacaaaggccagaggctcctgacttgggacaggcgcaaaattgcggcggggttaaacatgtttatgagatctcaaccctccccctatacctctagccaatgtagaaaagtaaaagaataacaatacgcacattaaaattcagttcaagagaagtccgagtctgatatcaaaagatgtaacaaaagaaaataaataaaatgacaataatacataaataacaacagactactagcagttaactgacatgccagctccagacctcaattaaactgattgaaagattatgtctttcaTCATCACGAGTACAAAAACTGTACATTAAATAATAAGATAGATTTAATAAAACaagattattatattttaacaatgTCAATGACCATAAATATTTGTCGATAAACTTTTAATTTACTctgtgaatatttaaatagattatGACGAGCTGAAAGATTATAATTAATATCCcatacaataaataaatttaagtactttcaatgttattttaaaatcCACTTGGTACAGAAAGAGAGAGACCTTCTCTTGCATCTTTTCTTTTTACCTTATACGTTATACTGACAAAAAACTGGCCATagtttataaacatatttgcaaCATAATTTAGAACCTTTTATGCTTCAATCTATGGTAGTATGTCATTGGGTTCTGCCCACTAGAGCCGTATAGTGACATTTGATAAGCTTAAATACACACTTTTGCGATTTAATAAATAGCCaagttgtctcattcacaatcTTACAAAATCTCCCATATTTTATATTGTTGCTATATAACgatataagatatttttttcatcagCCTTGTGTAGATCTACAGGCTGCACGCCTCATTTACACACAAAACTCATTATATATCTTCAAACATATTAGGGTATACATTATTTATTGCGTACTTGAGCTAAAAAGTTAGCTCATAAATGGGTTTGGTCCAagtattaataaatatttatgtgTTTGTAGTTAACAAATATTTAACTAATACATGCACATGTTTAGAATGCCAAACTTAAACTACACCTGGATCAAAAACAATGCTGTGGTCATTTGTATAGGTGTTTTACTACAAGGATCGATTACGTCGTAAAGTAAAATTATCAACGTACACTGGCCAATTATGTACATTATATACAATGGCTTTTTAGATTTCTTTTACATTATCGTGTTGCTATAATCGGAATCTCAAAATTCCTGAATGTATGTTTCCACCCAGCCATTACTAGTTCATAGTATATTGACTCTTCACAGGCCAGGTCATCGACTTTTAGTTATGTTCTGTACACGTAAAAGGTCATTCTGAACATTGGTAATAAAGGCAATTTAGTATTATTGAACAATATTTCTCAATTTGATATGAAACAAATCCTGGCGTTCTATAAACTTTAAGGAAATTCATGAAACATACACAAAGAAACAACTAAAAGATGTGCAGACCACAGTCATCAAATCTTAACACAGAAAATATGAAGACAAGACAACCAGTCGTATACTTATAAAACGGGCTTGCAATAGGGACCTCCTAAAAatcgattgtttttttttcttcttctgctCCTTATTGACATCCGATCGATATATTACATGTACCGCC
This genomic interval carries:
- the LOC143057343 gene encoding uncharacterized protein LOC143057343 encodes the protein MTTTMSGEIFNPPDSLDDLDVTRWNPLMCYLCNEKYEEPCILGCYHSFCSRCLSGRDVEGKMTCPLCGLSTQIKDGEDLPPSDRLMKFLVESTGEEKEKCANCDNEFEQMFFCNTCDQPLCEACREDTHKAKMFAKHDIVVLSKRTKEIHRECAIHQEPYILFSTERKTMLCINCFRDMKVESRSYCVDLETAYTQGCKKLDQSMMAIKDLQISVRDAILLLKVLLEEIEHNADKEKTAVTELYDLLLEKITEMKTSLIEKVDRQYQSKDTAFKAELVNLSTLLPTLHTHLVTSAAFCSSANRFEFLDLAYVLMERLKSIIQLQHPLHPSEGSQIITDFKSMFAKCLEPLLFPPPKTTTIITSTSTIGLTGSSLNLSSSSYSGLRTEFPSTVSVNSSPSHTPQYPQRGHAGYNSLRFKLIESKGIFAEHCVEFDTSHKELYSNTEKLKTQIQELQRDLTVRRCLAKMTMVTELDVQIEALQQSLQEHFTKNEQKQILLEKHWEDSVQRIATEQELYQAQLHDIIRLKEETEKLKTILSRMSSFVSSIASVTERIAPKLGKTTKDCEHDTKIAQIFEQISTMNPDSQHRVDAIRTAQEERETLAANRQNPLDEELIKTKGKLKAPSARKEVGRRDSTKRNSREVKENVLDSPKSDTMNEEKETIQDKQNGLEKDSSKNQKDINTIEKTDTTQNVMVNGITEDSIVFDQSIEENDNVQNKNSEIEAERLPKLKQKEKDEVMLKSPTLKQNQKEGCLQKSLTSSKSAEANQNKEKKGDEKNKESAVETKIFPKLKQKEKDEGILKSPTLKQNQEADGLQKSSLPNFDKNNQNTEKKDDEKSRKSEIEAKRLSKSKQKEKDEGILKSPTLKQNHEADGLQKSSLPNFDKNNQNTEKKDDEKSRKSEIEAKRLSKSKQKEKDEGILKSPTLKQNQEEDGLRKSHSTPKSVEKIYTNHDAIGGSMQIESKLEGKQQRKTQNTFDFKDIDCVKTFEKLLNDDLKLENVLEPSDLNKTDDEAFTLPKDFVASTVKGFESHSLQNSPEKGENPVRRTRRSRRNKQSHENSLSLLDTNCNNTQKNDIQETKSDNNTINGTLEDLLNTSIGSSISGDLNTSIGSSISGDLNTSTGSSISGDLYTSTGRSISVEQNGIDQTFESNVLKENNALSKKCNQVKTVVRKLSESVQ